A window from Armatimonas rosea encodes these proteins:
- a CDS encoding NYN domain-containing protein, protein MTADEWREKLATLPTKEINRLLKSEPGLTAQISTGFRPGPETLKNPVVLRRLAEALPKNPKLAEALQSQEAPEPVEAKPKPLPPPTQAKAEPSVEPSEKLQTKLKEQRAALKAKEALLAEQALRLAQLEKERDAALTERDSERRAREAVEVRLERELRRKAPEPVAAVVVAPPTPPTPPPIVPPDDKAEWMPDALNRLLLRGHDASVLGLCRELLSDKDLPVAARAGVQGVYAMALGSLGATDAPEQFRVATEAYLSAGRVLDAAETLLRAFPRPKPSTAERALLQRLLALAERRGELEALGRSLARQRLTEPTGYRCLLTALETVGGRYPNLLPSPSVTKLSPDEPVALPTASKRAASVTARQLVKAIDEGEVVLITRVRAGLQELRGTNPPLADALHNAVGALSEPALTVLTAKRIRPIVVDASNVARHVADPMAAFMNAKKKPTGSAAQLLQVRDFLLRHGFFPVLLIADANLRHIVTEKARYDSLVERHIVRETLSGTSADELLLTEAHAHQAPLLTNDRLADWGKQAEGVERLGFTLHSGGVVLLPS, encoded by the coding sequence ATGACCGCCGATGAGTGGCGTGAGAAGCTCGCCACTCTCCCTACCAAAGAGATAAATCGCCTGCTCAAGTCCGAGCCAGGCCTGACCGCGCAGATCAGCACGGGCTTCCGGCCTGGCCCGGAGACCCTCAAGAACCCGGTCGTCCTGCGCCGGCTCGCCGAGGCGCTTCCCAAGAACCCCAAGCTCGCCGAGGCACTCCAGAGCCAGGAGGCACCAGAGCCGGTCGAAGCCAAGCCGAAACCCCTGCCGCCACCGACGCAAGCCAAGGCCGAGCCGAGCGTGGAGCCGTCGGAGAAGCTGCAGACGAAGCTAAAAGAGCAGCGTGCTGCGCTCAAGGCCAAGGAAGCGCTCCTTGCCGAGCAGGCGCTTCGACTCGCGCAACTGGAGAAAGAGCGCGATGCCGCCCTCACGGAGCGTGACAGCGAGCGTAGGGCACGGGAGGCTGTCGAGGTGCGCTTGGAGCGGGAACTGCGGCGCAAGGCCCCCGAGCCGGTCGCTGCCGTGGTTGTCGCGCCACCCACACCACCCACACCACCACCAATCGTCCCACCGGACGACAAGGCTGAGTGGATGCCTGATGCCCTCAACCGCCTGCTGCTGCGCGGCCACGATGCGAGCGTCTTGGGGCTCTGCCGGGAGCTTCTCTCGGATAAGGACCTCCCGGTTGCGGCGCGTGCCGGTGTGCAGGGAGTCTATGCCATGGCGCTGGGGAGTTTAGGGGCTACCGATGCACCGGAGCAGTTTCGGGTCGCCACGGAGGCGTATCTGAGTGCCGGGCGTGTGCTCGATGCCGCCGAGACCCTGCTCCGCGCCTTTCCTCGCCCCAAGCCAAGCACTGCGGAGCGCGCCCTGCTCCAGCGGCTCCTCGCCCTAGCAGAGCGGCGCGGCGAGCTGGAGGCACTGGGCCGGAGCCTGGCTCGCCAGCGCCTCACCGAGCCGACGGGCTACCGGTGCCTGCTTACCGCGCTGGAGACAGTCGGGGGGCGCTACCCGAACCTCTTGCCCAGCCCGAGTGTCACCAAGCTCTCCCCCGATGAGCCGGTCGCGCTCCCCACGGCGTCGAAGCGCGCGGCCAGTGTGACGGCGCGTCAGTTGGTCAAGGCAATCGACGAAGGCGAGGTGGTGCTGATTACGCGGGTCCGCGCCGGGCTTCAGGAGCTCCGCGGCACCAACCCGCCCCTTGCCGACGCGCTCCACAACGCAGTTGGTGCCCTCTCCGAGCCCGCCCTCACGGTCTTGACCGCCAAGCGGATTCGTCCCATTGTCGTGGACGCGTCGAATGTTGCACGCCATGTCGCCGATCCCATGGCGGCGTTTATGAACGCCAAGAAAAAACCGACCGGCTCCGCGGCACAGCTGCTCCAGGTCCGGGATTTTCTGCTACGGCATGGCTTCTTTCCGGTCTTGCTGATCGCCGATGCCAACCTGCGGCACATTGTCACCGAGAAGGCCCGCTACGACTCCCTTGTCGAGCGGCACATTGTCCGTGAGACCCTCTCCGGAACCAGCGCCGATGAGCTTCTCCTCACCGAGGCCCACGCGCACCAAGCGCCCCTGCTCACCAACGACCGCCTCGCCGACTGGGGCAAGCAAGCGGAGGGAGTCGAGCGGCTCGGGTTTACGCTTCACTCGGGCGGGGTCGTGCTGCTTCCCTCTTGA
- a CDS encoding TetR/AcrR family transcriptional regulator — protein sequence MSEIATTVNEKVSKGERTRERILAAALELFAEQGFEGATMRGIAERAECSLGLAYRYFRTKEEMVLALYERLVEELATEAKRLPPGSLASRWAAIERADIALLLPHRATLTALFGAGLTPGSPTQVLGEGAAHWRRRIHGVFQEVVAGANDVPKGPIRQQLPTLLYTGHLLLVLFWAQDPTPNQKATADLLAFGEEMLGRMWLALRLPWAAQSAARLGAILEPLFGNPALPPQEGSSTTPPE from the coding sequence ATGAGTGAGATAGCCACCACAGTTAACGAGAAGGTTTCCAAAGGGGAGCGCACCCGCGAGCGGATCTTAGCCGCGGCGCTGGAGCTCTTTGCCGAGCAGGGATTCGAGGGCGCGACCATGCGCGGGATCGCCGAGCGCGCCGAGTGCTCGCTGGGGCTTGCGTACCGCTACTTCCGCACGAAAGAGGAGATGGTCCTCGCCCTCTACGAGCGGCTGGTGGAGGAGCTGGCGACCGAGGCGAAGCGGTTGCCGCCCGGCTCGCTGGCGAGCCGCTGGGCGGCGATCGAGCGGGCGGATATCGCGCTGCTCCTGCCGCACCGTGCCACTCTCACCGCGCTCTTTGGGGCCGGGCTCACTCCCGGTAGCCCGACCCAAGTGCTCGGGGAGGGGGCGGCGCACTGGCGACGGCGGATCCATGGGGTCTTTCAGGAGGTGGTGGCGGGGGCAAACGATGTCCCCAAGGGCCCGATCCGTCAGCAGCTCCCGACCCTGCTCTACACGGGGCATCTCCTGTTGGTTCTTTTTTGGGCACAGGACCCAACCCCCAACCAGAAAGCGACCGCGGACTTACTTGCCTTTGGCGAGGAGATGCTCGGGCGAATGTGGCTTGCGCTGCGGCTCCCGTGGGCGGCGCAGTCGGCGGCGCGCCTCGGGGCGATTTTAGAGCCGCTCTTTGGCAACCCCGCCCTGCCGCCTCAAGAGGGAAGCAGCACGACCCCGCCCGAGTGA
- a CDS encoding TIGR01777 family oxidoreductase gives MKLIITGGSGYCGKLLTAFFTERGDQVVVVSRQNGGWARLAELFNGADVVINLAGRSVNCRYTADNCAAIYASRLDTTRAVGEAIAACPNPPRVWLNASTATIYRDAQDREMDEATGEVGKGFSVDVATRWEQALADAPIPHTRKVALRAAMVMGPGSDGVFGAFLGLTKLGLGGPMAGGGQFVSWIHATDFCRAIAFLIEHEELSGAVNLAAPEPVTNRVFLTELRRALKMPIGLPSARWMLELGAYLRQTETELLLKSRRVVPGRLTKAGFTFTFPTWRAAAHALVGDKVDGN, from the coding sequence ATGAAACTCATCATCACGGGCGGCTCGGGGTACTGCGGCAAACTTCTGACGGCGTTCTTTACGGAGCGTGGCGACCAGGTCGTGGTGGTCTCGCGGCAAAACGGGGGCTGGGCGCGGCTCGCGGAGCTCTTTAACGGGGCCGATGTGGTGATCAATCTGGCGGGGCGCTCGGTGAACTGCCGCTACACGGCGGACAACTGCGCGGCGATCTATGCCTCGCGCTTGGACACGACGCGGGCGGTGGGCGAGGCGATTGCGGCGTGCCCGAATCCGCCACGGGTCTGGCTCAACGCGTCCACGGCGACCATCTACCGCGATGCACAGGACAGAGAGATGGACGAGGCAACGGGCGAGGTGGGAAAAGGCTTCTCCGTCGATGTGGCTACCCGCTGGGAGCAAGCGCTCGCGGATGCGCCAATACCGCATACCCGGAAAGTGGCGCTGCGTGCGGCGATGGTGATGGGGCCAGGGAGCGACGGTGTCTTCGGCGCGTTTCTGGGGCTGACCAAGCTTGGGTTGGGTGGGCCGATGGCAGGCGGTGGACAGTTTGTGAGCTGGATTCATGCTACAGATTTTTGCCGCGCAATCGCCTTCCTGATCGAGCACGAGGAGCTCTCTGGTGCCGTCAACCTCGCCGCTCCCGAGCCGGTGACCAACCGCGTGTTCCTCACTGAGCTGCGCCGTGCCCTCAAGATGCCTATCGGGCTACCGTCGGCGCGCTGGATGCTGGAGCTCGGTGCCTACCTCCGCCAGACCGAGACCGAGCTTCTTCTCAAGAGCCGCCGTGTGGTTCCGGGCAGGCTCACCAAGGCGGGCTTTACCTTCACCTTCCCGACGTGGCGCGCCGCGGCACACGCGCTTGTCGGCGACAAGGTGGACGGAAATTAA
- the dapF gene encoding diaminopimelate epimerase, which produces MIAFTKMQAIGNDFVVIEEPENIDLSALAAKVCDRRFGIGADGMLTYKANPPASPFVPLSEAPSLAAREGWGGFRFRIFNADGSEDTMCGNGLRCVVRLATERGQVPLTGIAQTASGEVPYAIDGTQITLTLPPPRFDCDSIPLDLIAWGERFRTLFDGRNLMPVPVAGGSFALSAVNTGSTHSVTFRSNLPSDEEFLSWSPRVENSPAFPEKTSLMWATVSGSNALKLRIWERGVGETLGCGTGACAAAVLAIVEGKASPVFPVEVTSKGGTVQVRWDGDERSPILLIGSANTIYSGTLDSFL; this is translated from the coding sequence GTGATCGCCTTCACCAAGATGCAGGCGATCGGCAACGACTTTGTCGTGATCGAGGAGCCGGAAAACATCGACCTCTCCGCGCTCGCCGCCAAGGTCTGTGATCGGCGCTTTGGGATCGGGGCCGATGGCATGCTGACTTACAAAGCGAACCCACCCGCCTCTCCGTTCGTCCCTCTCTCCGAGGCACCCTCCCTTGCGGCAAGGGAGGGCTGGGGTGGGTTCCGCTTCCGTATCTTCAACGCCGATGGCTCCGAGGACACGATGTGCGGCAACGGGCTACGCTGTGTCGTGCGGCTGGCCACGGAGCGAGGGCAGGTTCCCTTGACCGGGATCGCCCAGACGGCATCGGGGGAGGTTCCCTACGCTATCGACGGTACACAGATCACCCTCACGCTTCCCCCACCGCGCTTCGACTGTGATAGCATTCCTCTTGACCTTATAGCCTGGGGGGAACGCTTTCGGACCCTGTTCGATGGACGAAACCTGATGCCGGTTCCCGTCGCCGGGGGCTCGTTTGCGCTTAGCGCGGTCAACACGGGCTCCACCCACAGTGTCACGTTTCGTAGCAACTTGCCCAGTGACGAGGAGTTTCTCTCGTGGTCGCCGCGGGTGGAGAATAGCCCGGCATTTCCCGAGAAGACCAGCCTGATGTGGGCCACGGTCTCGGGGAGCAATGCGCTGAAACTCCGTATCTGGGAGCGCGGGGTTGGGGAGACGCTCGGCTGTGGGACGGGAGCCTGCGCGGCCGCCGTGCTCGCCATTGTGGAGGGGAAGGCCAGCCCCGTTTTCCCCGTGGAGGTCACGTCGAAGGGCGGCACCGTGCAGGTTCGCTGGGATGGCGACGAGCGCTCGCCGATCTTGCTGATAGGTTCTGCAAACACTATATATAGCGGTACCTTGGACAGTTTTCTCTAA
- a CDS encoding LysR substrate-binding domain-containing protein, whose protein sequence is MDLDALRLFVDLAETRSFSKTAGKHFVSQSAVSQRVRSLEKELGHRLVERGKGRPGAHFTEAGERTLSYAREILGRADALKRELIDLGSEIGGALNVATVYSIGLHALTPSVSDFLRQFPTVNLHLEYLRTDRIYEALLAGTIDCGIVACPRERVGITVLPLHSERMVVALPAGHILAKEKVIHASDLADRPFVAFDADIPTRLLIDSFLAEHNVSVRITQAFDNIETIKRVVEIGLGVSILPEPTVEREARDGTIIVRPLADGELTRPTGVLLPKGRTPSRALERFLSVITP, encoded by the coding sequence GTGGATCTCGATGCCCTTCGCCTCTTTGTTGATCTTGCAGAGACACGCTCCTTCTCCAAAACCGCAGGAAAACACTTCGTCTCCCAGTCCGCCGTGAGCCAGCGGGTGCGCTCCCTTGAAAAAGAGCTTGGTCACCGGCTGGTAGAGCGCGGGAAAGGCCGTCCCGGCGCGCACTTCACCGAGGCGGGCGAGCGCACCCTTAGCTATGCACGGGAGATCCTGGGTCGCGCCGATGCCCTCAAGCGTGAGCTGATAGACCTCGGGAGTGAGATTGGCGGTGCGCTCAATGTGGCGACGGTCTACTCCATCGGGCTGCACGCACTCACCCCGTCGGTCTCGGACTTTCTGCGGCAGTTTCCCACGGTGAACCTGCACCTGGAGTACCTGCGCACCGACCGCATCTACGAGGCGCTGCTGGCGGGGACCATTGACTGCGGAATTGTCGCCTGCCCGCGGGAGCGGGTGGGAATCACGGTCCTGCCCCTGCACTCCGAGCGCATGGTGGTCGCTCTCCCGGCGGGGCATATCCTGGCAAAGGAGAAAGTCATCCACGCCAGTGACCTCGCCGACCGGCCCTTTGTGGCCTTCGACGCCGACATCCCCACGCGGCTCCTGATCGACAGCTTCCTCGCCGAGCACAATGTCTCGGTGCGCATCACCCAGGCCTTCGACAATATCGAGACCATCAAGCGCGTGGTCGAGATTGGACTGGGGGTCAGCATCCTCCCCGAGCCGACCGTCGAGCGCGAGGCCCGCGATGGCACGATTATCGTCCGCCCCCTCGCCGATGGAGAGCTGACGCGCCCGACCGGGGTTCTCCTGCCCAAGGGCCGCACCCCGAGCCGTGCCCTAGAGCGCTTTCTCTCCGTGATTACCCCGTGA
- the alr gene encoding alanine racemase, with amino-acid sequence MRTRVWAEVSLEAIALNFRLLTARYGDVAAVVKANAYGHGLVPVARACVAAGAQRLCVATLDEGLSLRKAGITEAIYPLSALLPEEAEDCLRAHLTPFISSPAFFQAFATAAQGAPLPAPCFLVHDSGMGREGMDSETLAQLRASCPPQVEIVGVATHFASADEPELAPTIAQCAAFAEATRTWQGERSLSNSPGMLRVPGEGFPRAGAILYGIAPYPGALEQCPVVPAMTVKARLTLVKPLPAGATVGYGRTHTLERDSVIATVPAGYGDGWLRRLGNQGFVSVRGVRCPIVGRVSMDQCQIDVTDVPGVEVGETVTLIGEGITAEEVAQWAETTAHEPTTLLNSRVPRYYVTG; translated from the coding sequence GTGCGTACACGTGTCTGGGCGGAGGTCTCTCTGGAGGCCATCGCCCTTAACTTTCGTCTCCTGACAGCCCGCTACGGCGATGTCGCTGCGGTGGTCAAGGCCAATGCCTACGGCCATGGGCTCGTCCCTGTGGCCCGTGCGTGTGTCGCGGCGGGCGCGCAGCGGCTGTGTGTGGCGACCCTCGACGAGGGACTGAGCCTGCGCAAGGCAGGGATTACCGAGGCGATCTACCCGCTCAGCGCCCTGCTCCCGGAAGAGGCGGAGGACTGCCTGCGTGCCCACCTCACTCCCTTTATCTCCAGCCCCGCGTTCTTTCAGGCCTTCGCCACCGCGGCACAGGGCGCGCCCCTTCCCGCGCCCTGCTTTCTGGTCCACGACTCCGGGATGGGGCGGGAGGGCATGGACAGCGAGACCCTCGCCCAGCTACGCGCGTCTTGCCCGCCCCAGGTGGAGATTGTCGGTGTTGCGACCCACTTTGCCAGCGCCGATGAGCCGGAGCTCGCACCGACAATCGCACAGTGTGCGGCCTTTGCCGAGGCGACCCGCACCTGGCAGGGCGAGCGTTCCCTGAGCAACTCGCCGGGGATGTTACGGGTGCCCGGCGAGGGCTTTCCCCGAGCAGGGGCTATTCTCTACGGGATCGCGCCCTATCCGGGTGCTCTGGAGCAGTGCCCGGTCGTTCCGGCCATGACCGTGAAGGCGCGCCTGACCCTGGTAAAGCCACTCCCGGCGGGGGCGACCGTGGGCTATGGACGGACCCACACCCTCGAGCGAGACTCCGTGATTGCGACTGTCCCGGCGGGCTACGGTGACGGCTGGCTCCGGCGGCTGGGAAACCAAGGCTTTGTGAGTGTCCGGGGCGTGCGCTGCCCGATCGTGGGGCGGGTCTCGATGGACCAGTGCCAGATTGACGTGACCGATGTTCCGGGTGTTGAGGTGGGCGAGACGGTGACCCTGATCGGGGAGGGGATCACGGCGGAGGAGGTGGCGCAGTGGGCGGAGACCACGGCGCACGAGCCAACCACCCTGCTCAATAGCCGCGTGCCCCGCTACTATGTCACGGGGTAA
- a CDS encoding phosphodiester glycosidase family protein, translating to MKTLFLLSLTCLLGLTASVANAEAQALQQEVRVLSGATVHVVRVSLDSDRVLVQPMLAQGGVGRSESLASMATRGARVVLTGAFFDTKSLQPMGDIVIGKKLVHFGGRGAALCLRHVKKGEGWVASIRSNDGIDRHTDWGKSDIVLAGGIALLKDGKSVVNPRKSGFSPLLERPDPRAGVGVLKNGDLILCATKTPVTLTEWAKVLKAAGAVEALNYDGGSSTGLYLDGKALVAPGRKLTNALAVYVERPVALAMRKKPITVAKRD from the coding sequence ATGAAGACCCTATTTTTACTGTCTCTCACCTGTCTCTTGGGGCTAACCGCCTCTGTCGCCAATGCAGAGGCACAGGCGCTCCAACAAGAGGTGCGTGTGCTCAGTGGGGCGACAGTGCATGTGGTTCGGGTCAGCCTGGACTCCGATCGCGTGCTCGTCCAGCCGATGCTCGCTCAAGGCGGCGTAGGACGCTCCGAGAGCCTGGCGTCGATGGCGACACGGGGCGCTCGTGTGGTGCTCACGGGGGCATTTTTCGATACCAAGAGCCTCCAACCGATGGGGGATATCGTCATTGGCAAGAAGCTGGTCCACTTTGGGGGGCGTGGTGCGGCGCTCTGTCTGCGCCACGTGAAGAAGGGCGAGGGCTGGGTGGCGTCGATCCGCAGCAACGATGGGATCGACCGGCACACCGACTGGGGCAAGAGCGATATCGTCTTGGCGGGGGGGATTGCTCTGCTCAAAGACGGCAAGAGCGTGGTCAATCCGCGCAAGTCTGGCTTTAGCCCGCTCCTGGAGAGACCCGACCCCCGTGCCGGTGTGGGCGTCCTCAAGAACGGCGATCTTATCCTCTGTGCCACCAAGACTCCTGTCACGCTGACCGAGTGGGCAAAGGTGCTCAAGGCCGCAGGGGCGGTGGAGGCGCTCAACTACGACGGCGGCTCCTCGACCGGGCTCTACCTCGACGGCAAGGCGCTCGTGGCTCCGGGGCGCAAGCTCACCAATGCGCTGGCGGTCTATGTGGAGCGGCCGGTGGCGCTTGCGATGCGCAAGAAGCCGATCACGGTGGCGAAGCGGGACTAG